ACTGGTCAAGTCGTATTCGGGCCGCAGGGTCGTGGACGAGGTCTCCTTTGATGTGAAAAAGGGAGAGGTGGTCGGGCTTTTGGGCCCCAACGGGGCCGGCAAGACCACTACCTTTTATATGGTGGTTGGCCTTGCAAGTCCGGACGGCGGCTCGGTCCGCCTCGGGGAACAGGACATAACCCATCTTCCCATGCACAAGAGAGCCCAATTGGGCATGGGCTATCTGCCTCAGGAATCCTCCATTTTCAAGAAACTGACGGTTGAAGAGAACATAATAATGCTCTGGGAGGCCACGGGCTCGGTCCATCCGGACCAGTACAAAAAAAAGCTGGACGAAGTGCTGGAAGAACTGGGAGTTAACCATCTTAGAAAAAGCAGATGCTACCAGCTGTCCGGAGGAGAAACCCGGAGGGTCGAGATCGCAAGGGCGCTTGCCCTTTCCCCGTCGTTCTTGCTGCTTGACGAACCTTTTACGGGAATAGACCCCATAACGGTGTCCGACCTCCAAAAAATAATCACCTATCTAAAGAACAAGGGGCTGGGAATACTCATCACCGACCACAATGTGAGAGAGACCCTTGCCATAACCGACAGGGCCTACATAATACAAAAGGGCAGGATACTAGTTTCCGGGGATTCGCAGTTCATCGCCAACGACGAAACGGCAAAAAAGACCTATCTGGGAGAAGAGTTTAAGCTGTGATCAAGATCATCGACCGCTACATCTCAAAAGAGATACTCGACCCGTTCCTCTTTGGCCTGGCCTCTTTTACCCTGATACTTTCGGCAAGCATGGTGATGTTCGAACTCGTGCGGGCCGTCGTCCTTATGGGAATGCCTCTGTCCGTTGCCGGAAGGCTGTTCTTGTTCCGCCTGCCTTCGGTCATAGTTTATATCTTTCCTATGGCCATGCTGCTTGCCTCTATACTCACTTTTGCCAGGCTGTCCTCGGACAAAGAGATAACTGCTTTTAAAGCGGCTGGAATAAGCCTGTATCGCGTGGTGGCGCCCGTGCTTATTATAGGCTTTCTGGTCAGCCTTATTACCCTGGCCTTTTATGAAGTTGTGGTGCCCGAGGCCTCCAAGGCCACCAGCGAGCTCATGCTCGAGACCCAGTTGGCAAAGTCCCCAAAACTGCAGGAGAATGTTTTTCTTCCTGAAATAGAGAACGGCCAGTTAAGAAGGGTCTTCTACGCGAGAAAACTGGAAGGGCACCTGATGGAGGGCGTGATAATCCAGGAATTTTTGGACGGAAAGCTGAGCCAGCTTATAAACGCGAAAACAGCCGAGTGGAAAAATGACAGCTGGATCTTCCGCGACGGCATAACTTATCTTTTGTCCGACAGCGGCGAATACAAGCACCTGATCAAGTTCAACGAGCAGAATATCCTGATCAAATACTCCCCTTCTGACTTTTCTTCCGGGGAGAAAAAACCCGATGAACTGAACTATTATTCACTGAAAAAGTTCATCGCCCTCAAGAAAAGGATGGGGGTCAACACCACAGACCTTGAGATCCAGCTGAACATGAAGCTTGCCATCCCTTTTGCCTGCTTTGTCTTTACCCTGCTGGGAGCGCCGCTGGGGCTCAACCCCACCAGAAAGTCCTCGTCCATAGGGCTGGGCATAAGTGTTATAATAATTTTTGTCTATTATGTGATCATGTTCCTGGGAATGGCTGCCGGACAGCTTGAGATCATCTCTCCTGCGGCCGCGGCCTGGCTGCCCAATATAATAACGGCCGGCCTGGGAGCCTGGATACTTTATAAGGCTGGGCAATAACCATGTTCGCTCTTCAAACTCTTCTGGTCCTGCTCCTTTTAGGCGGGGCGCTTGCCTTTGTCGGGGACAGGATCGGCCACCGGATAGGCAAAAAGAGGCTGACCTTTTTGAACCTGAGGCCAAGGCATACCGCCATTGCGATAACTGTCCTTTCCGGCGCCCTGATCGCGGTCCTCACCGGCCTGATACTTTTTTCCATCTCTTCCGATGTGCGGATAGCCCTTTTCGGGCTGGACAGGCTCAAAGCCGACATCAGGGAAAAAACAAAAGAGCTGGACAACATCAAAAAAGACAAAGCGCTGCTCGAAAAAGAATTGGCAGCCCTTTCCTCGCAGCTTGCAGGTTCAAAAAAGGAGATCGAGGGGCTTAATTCCACCAGAAAAGAGCTTTCCGAGGAGATAGAGACCGCAAGGTCAGGCTTTGTGCTCTTTAAGGTCGGGGAGATAATAACGACCTCGCTGAT
The DNA window shown above is from Candidatus Margulisiibacteriota bacterium and carries:
- the lptB gene encoding LPS export ABC transporter ATP-binding protein produces the protein MAINADKLVKSYSGRRVVDEVSFDVKKGEVVGLLGPNGAGKTTTFYMVVGLASPDGGSVRLGEQDITHLPMHKRAQLGMGYLPQESSIFKKLTVEENIIMLWEATGSVHPDQYKKKLDEVLEELGVNHLRKSRCYQLSGGETRRVEIARALALSPSFLLLDEPFTGIDPITVSDLQKIITYLKNKGLGILITDHNVRETLAITDRAYIIQKGRILVSGDSQFIANDETAKKTYLGEEFKL
- a CDS encoding LptF/LptG family permease; amino-acid sequence: MIKIIDRYISKEILDPFLFGLASFTLILSASMVMFELVRAVVLMGMPLSVAGRLFLFRLPSVIVYIFPMAMLLASILTFARLSSDKEITAFKAAGISLYRVVAPVLIIGFLVSLITLAFYEVVVPEASKATSELMLETQLAKSPKLQENVFLPEIENGQLRRVFYARKLEGHLMEGVIIQEFLDGKLSQLINAKTAEWKNDSWIFRDGITYLLSDSGEYKHLIKFNEQNILIKYSPSDFSSGEKKPDELNYYSLKKFIALKKRMGVNTTDLEIQLNMKLAIPFACFVFTLLGAPLGLNPTRKSSSIGLGISVIIIFVYYVIMFLGMAAGQLEIISPAAAAWLPNIITAGLGAWILYKAGQ